Proteins from a single region of Candidatus Parcubacteria bacterium:
- a CDS encoding hypothetical protein (Derived by automated computational analysis using gene prediction method: GeneMarkS-2+.): MKILKKIFAKKESKLEPVGSLLKSTWSDYKKQAFKFIELLVYGLIGSLPFMLLLFIFIRVLMVGGETWPGFGVLGIFIVFFLVSLVLMIVWNLRAQIGGILLLKENYQLSPRESFKRADKYMVPFIGVTALLSVLIFAWGLLFLLPALIFGIYYGFSQYVQVAEDERPFRSVERSYDLVRGHWWPVFGRFLLLILVGFLAYGVLSIPFFWISEGGWLFEAYNLLINLIWILLSPFFTIYPYKVYRNLVRIKG; encoded by the coding sequence ATGAAAATCTTAAAAAAAATATTTGCCAAGAAAGAAAGTAAACTAGAGCCAGTAGGCTCCTTACTGAAGAGTACTTGGTCAGATTATAAAAAACAGGCCTTTAAGTTTATTGAGCTTTTAGTTTACGGCTTAATCGGTTCTTTGCCTTTCATGTTGCTCCTTTTTATTTTTATTAGAGTACTGATGGTCGGTGGTGAGACTTGGCCCGGTTTTGGTGTTTTAGGAATTTTTATTGTCTTTTTCTTGGTCTCTTTAGTCTTAATGATTGTTTGGAATTTGCGAGCGCAAATAGGTGGCATTCTTCTTTTAAAAGAGAATTATCAGTTATCGCCGCGAGAAAGTTTTAAGAGGGCCGATAAGTATATGGTTCCTTTTATTGGCGTCACCGCTTTACTTTCGGTCTTAATCTTTGCTTGGGGCTTACTATTCTTATTACCGGCTTTAATTTTTGGGATTTATTACGGCTTCTCTCAATATGTTCAGGTCGCCGAGGATGAGCGCCCGTTTCGATCGGTTGAACGCAGTTATGACCTGGTTAGAGGGCACTGGTGGCCAGTCTTTGGTCGCTTCCTCCTCTTAATTTTAGTCGGTTTTCTTGCCTACGGTGTCCTCAGCATTCCTTTTTTCTGGATTAGTGAAGGTGGCTGGCTCTTTGAGGCTTATAATCTGCTGATTAACTTAATCTGGATTCTACTTTCTCCGTTTTTCACAATTTATCCTTATAAGGTTTATCGCAACTTAGTCAGAATAAAAGGCTAA
- a CDS encoding hypothetical protein (Derived by automated computational analysis using gene prediction method: GeneMarkS-2+.), translated as MSKKNWLPLTLRIKIRKFWRAYRRPLLIILPLLILFLGLLPILKKSWLNYPAPLRAKIALSYLLADKSTGVACRETCQKQRQQYLNLIFRGGGQARSETEKALVSSSTSPEIRSLLIKGWQSAAWEAPEPDILTSAPSLGVQTTLIEAWPELAPANWWAEISNRFYASQEDEERLLILKNLLGRQDPVAEELVVAVLMDPDYLGALQEQAYFLWANLPERERAQDLMPLAAWGEILLRPDYSGALKEMIIWGLTPAPELISEGEEIKELLKIILSKPEDFDAHLRLAAESILADWVLIIPDSRS; from the coding sequence ATGTCTAAGAAAAATTGGCTGCCGCTAACACTCCGAATTAAAATTAGAAAATTTTGGCGCGCCTACCGTCGGCCACTGCTTATTATCCTGCCGCTGTTAATTTTATTTTTAGGGCTCTTGCCGATTTTAAAGAAGAGCTGGTTGAATTATCCGGCGCCGCTGCGAGCCAAGATCGCGCTTAGTTATTTATTGGCGGATAAGTCAACCGGGGTGGCTTGTCGAGAGACTTGTCAAAAACAGCGCCAACAATATCTTAATTTAATATTTAGGGGTGGTGGGCAGGCACGCTCCGAGACGGAAAAGGCTTTAGTTAGTTCTAGTACCAGCCCCGAAATCAGGTCCTTATTAATTAAGGGGTGGCAATCCGCCGCTTGGGAGGCTCCGGAACCAGATATTTTAACGAGCGCGCCTTCTTTAGGGGTGCAAACGACCCTAATTGAGGCTTGGCCTGAACTGGCTCCCGCTAATTGGTGGGCAGAAATTAGTAATCGTTTTTATGCTAGTCAGGAGGATGAGGAGCGACTGTTAATTTTAAAAAATTTATTAGGGCGCCAGGATCCAGTGGCGGAGGAGTTGGTGGTGGCAGTTTTAATGGATCCTGACTATTTAGGGGCGCTTCAAGAGCAGGCTTATTTTCTGTGGGCGAACTTGCCTGAGAGAGAGCGGGCCCAAGATTTAATGCCGCTAGCCGCCTGGGGAGAAATTTTGTTGCGTCCTGATTATTCGGGGGCGCTTAAAGAGATGATTATTTGGGGCTTAACGCCCGCGCCGGAGTTAATAAGTGAGGGCGAAGAAATAAAAGAATTATTAAAAATAATTTTAAGTAAGCCCGAAGATTTTGATGCGCATTTACGCTTAGCAGCCGAGTCGATTTTAGCGGACTGGGTATTAATAATTCCCGATTCTCGTTCTTAA